A window of bacterium genomic DNA:
CGGCATTACTGATTGGTTGATCGCTGCGTCCGTCGATCATGCGAGCCGCTTTAATTGCAAATCTTGTTGGGGCTCGTCGGGATGTTCGAATCGGACTCTACTTCCCTCGATACCAGAAAACTAAAGCAAAGGACGAGCACAAAACAAATCTCACTCCAGCCACATTGAATTCGATCCATTCTTGTCATTCCTGATTTTGCCGTCTCCACTTGCTAGGCGCAGCTAAAGAAAAGTCTTGCCATACACGGCGCAGATGGCGGCTGGATCCGAAGCCTGCACGCTCGGCAACGGCTTCTATCGACAATTCTGTATTGTTGAGAAGCTGTCTAGCGAGTGCAACTCGCATTCGATTTATATAAGCAACCGGAGTTGTATGAGCATGTAAATGAAAGAGTCGAACGAGATGACGTGTACTTGAATAGGCTAGAGCTGACAACTTTTTCAATGTCCAGGGATGAGCGGGATCGGCGGCAATTGCATCCTGCACTCGATGAATCGCGGGATGTATATGATTCCTGCTTTCCAACCAGGGTGAAATCTGTGGATCTGAGCCTGTCCTTCGAAGATACACAACCATATTTCGCGCTACTGCAACTGCGCATAAAGGTCCGGCAATTTCACCGATCAAATGCAGCATCAGATCTATACCGGCTGTGACACCTGCGCTCGTATAGACGTTTCCATCCGGTACGTAAATCCGGTTGTCGAACACTTTTGCCGTGGTTGCAATCTGCTGCAATTCTTCGTAGTGACTGTGGTGTGTGGTGCACGAACGATGATCCAGCAGACCGGCGCGCCCAGCCAGCAATGCTCCCGAACAAATAAAAACCAATTTATGAGTAGGTCGCGCCATTCTCCGCAACCAGAGGATAATTTGATCGCTGTCCTTGATGTATTGCCGCGTATCCGGACCACTCGTTGATCCTGCAACAACAATCATGGAATTT
This region includes:
- a CDS encoding helix-turn-helix domain-containing protein, which translates into the protein MKHVPVFFILPPRTLFLDVAGPAGALAMANRCQEHVGFQLRYCSPGKGVDTSIGLRLTDIHKLPSSLPRNSMIVVAGSTSGPDTRQYIKDSDQIILWLRRMARPTHKLVFICSGALLAGRAGLLDHRSCTTHHSHYEELQQIATTAKVFDNRIYVPDGNVYTSAGVTAGIDLMLHLIGEIAGPLCAVAVARNMVVYLRRTGSDPQISPWLESRNHIHPAIHRVQDAIAADPAHPWTLKKLSALAYSSTRHLVRLFHLHAHTTPVAYINRMRVALARQLLNNTELSIEAVAERAGFGSSRHLRRVWQDFSLAAPSKWRRQNQE